The Brachionichthys hirsutus isolate HB-005 chromosome 1, CSIRO-AGI_Bhir_v1, whole genome shotgun sequence genome has a window encoding:
- the lpin1a gene encoding phosphatidate phosphatase LPIN1 — translation MNYVGQLAGQVFVQVKELYRGLNPATLSGCIDVIVVRQPDGSLQCSPFHVRFGKMGVLRSREKVVDIEINGEPVSLQMKLGENGEAFFVKETENTLEVVPSHLATSPIMSTGEDFMESQLARGSSRHRDTLPCSSLPVQNLGPQQSDGGTMKKRRKRRRRKRPESGGGGGSSEECVEDLSEDEDMFTIDLSSDEEREDDSSRPVHSDQVAAANMLSHPGSDWTSSRSNKIKKSLSIPPLCGLSISCPQQTSHFSSPVSGPDDSRSSTPKSDSEITNQRKDNPEILWTWGELPQAAQPPFLSSCQKQEPATAFSIPVSSSSHFRAISGTGSPSLTVYAPQRGETATHSGDKGTEGGKNGASFPHDTETGGRTAGERGRGVERVGPICAEMEVSPSVLNGHLHEGRTRGSPIRTDSPSKKREKRSQHLGADGIYLDDITELEPDVAALYFPKSDGGSVLMRGDSDMMTMGSINQSPHSVGSSGADSGVDALSEQTGDLPHVAISLCGGLADSREITREHFQERAISYQQFSENPLIIDDPNLVVKIGSKYYNWNTAAPVMLAMQVYQKPLPQASVDNIMKEKMPKKGGRWWFSWRSRNSDPKSESAPEAGGAGGESLLPPASVNRMKDESSSSDEDHGLMNRPPGSCQSDLLMSSSSVCYKKTLRLTSEQLACLLLKEGPNDVVFSVTTQYQGTCRCHGTIYLWNWDDRIVISDIDGTITRSDTLGHILPTLGKDWTHQGIASLYHKVSQNGYKFMYCSARAIGMADMTRGYLHWVNERGTMLPMGPVLLSPSSLLSALHREVIEKKPEKFKIACLTDIKHLFYPNTEPFYAAFGNRVTDVYSYKEVGVPLNRIFTVNPKGELTQEHSKTNISSFGRLCEVVDHVFPVLVRDEGADFPSSDPFDQCSYWDEHPDDDTNQKEDAPQSLGTS, via the exons ATGAACTATGTGGGTCAGTTGGCAGGCCAGGTGTTTGTGCAGGTCAAGGAGCTGTACCGGGGACTCAACCCAGCAACCCTGTCTGGATGTATTGACGTCATCGTGGTACGGCAGCCTGACGGCTCCCTGCAGTGCTCCCCCTTCCACGTCCGCTTTGGAAAGATGGGCGTACTGCGGTCTCGTGAAAAAGTG GTGGACATAGAGATTAATGGTGAGCCAGTGAGTTTGCAGATGAAGCTGGGGGAGAATGGAGAGGCCTTCTTTGTCAAAGAAACCGAAAACACATTG GAAGTGGTGCCGTCTCATCTTGCAACCTCGCCCATCATGTCGACGGGGGAGGACTTCATGGAGTCCCAGCTGGCCAGGGGCAGTTCTCGTCACCGCG ACACCCTCCCCTGcagttcacttcctgttcagaaCCTAGGACCGCAGCAAAGTGATGGCGGgacgatgaagaagaggagaaagaggaggcggaggaaaCGACCAGAgtcaggcggaggaggagggagtagCGAGGAATGCGTCGAGGACTTGtcagaggatgaggacatgTTTACTATTGACTTGAGCTCGGATGAGGAGCGAGAAGACGAtagcagcag ACCTGTGCACAGTGATCAGGTGGCTGCCGCCAATATGCTCAGCCACCCTGGCTCTGATTGGACGTCCTCGCGGAG TAATAAAATTAAGAAgagtctctccatccctccactCTGTGGTCTGTCCATCTCTTGTCCTCAGCAGACTTCTCACTTCTCTTCCCCTGTTAG CGGTCCTGATGACTCACGGTCATCAACGCCAAAGAGCGACTCAGAGATAACCAATCAGAGAAAAGATAACCCTGAAATCCTGTGGACTTGGGGAGAGCTACCACAGGCTGCCCAG CCGcccttcctgtcttcctgccaGAAGCAGGAACCTGCCACAGCTTTCTCCATCCCAGTGTCTTCCAGTTCTCACTTCAGAGCCATCAGTGGCACTGGATCCCCCTCCCTCACTGTCTACGCTCCTCAGCGAGGGGAGACCGCCACTCACAGTGGGGACAAGGGCACAGAAGGAGGCAAAAATGGAGCCAGTTTCCCACATGACACTGAGACTGGGGGCAGGACCGCTGGAGAGCGAG GAAGAGGAGTGGAACGTGTCGGTCCAATATGTGCAGAGATGGAGGTTTCTCCCAGTGTTCTCAATGGTCATCTCCACGAAGGCAGGACTAGAGGAAGTCCCATCAGAACTGACTCACCATCCAAGAAGAGAG AAAAGAGAAGCCAACACCTTGGGGCTGATGGTATATACTTGGATGACATTACAGAGCTGGAGCCTGATGTAGCTGCTCTATATTTTCCTAAAAG TGATGGAGGCAGTGTCTTGATGAGAGGAGACTCTGACATGATGACGATGGGAAGCATTAATCAGTCCCCACATTCAGTGGGCAGCAGTGGGGCGGACAGCGGCGTAGACGCTTTGTCTGAGCAGACAGGGGACCTGCCTCATGTTGCCATCTCTTTGTGTGGAGGACTCGCTGATAGCAGGGAGATCACGAGAG AGCACTTCCAGGAGAGGGCGATTTCCTACCAGCAGTTCTCTGAAAACCCTTTGATTATCGATGATCCTAACCTGGTGGTCAAGATAGGAAGCAA GTACTACAACTGGAATACAGCAGCTCCTGTCATGTTGGCCATGCAAGTCTATCAGAAGCCACTGCCACAG GCTTCAGTTGACAACATCATGAAGGAAAAGATGCCAAAGAAAGGAGGACGCTGGTGGTTTTCATGGCGGAGCAGGAACAGTGACCCCAAATCA GAATCGGCGCCAGAGgcaggaggagccggaggagagAGCTTGCTCCCTCCGGCCTCGGTGAACAG gatGAAGGATGAGTCCTCCTCTAGTGATGAGGACCACGGGTTAATGAATCGGCCACCAGGATCCTGCCAGTCAGATTTGCTCATGAGTTCCAGCAGTGTTTGTTATAAGAAGACTCTTAGGCTGACCTCAGAGCAGCTG GCATGcctgctgctgaaggagggTCCGAACGACGTGGTGTTCAGTGTGACCACGCAGTATCAGGGCACCTGTCGCTGCCATGGCACAATCTATCTTTGGAACTGGGATGACAGGATAGTCATCTCCGATATAGATGGAACCATCACCAG GTCAGACACGCTGGGTCACATCCTCCCCACACTGGGCAAAGACTGGACCCACCAGGGCATCGCAAGTCTCTACCACAAAGTCAGCCA GAATGGATATAAATTCATGTACTGCTCAGCGAGGGCCATCGGTATGGCCGACATGACACGGGGCTACCTGCACTGGGTTAATGAGAGGGGAACAATGCTGCCAATGGGCCCAGTGTTGCTAAGCCCCAGCAGCCTCTTGTCTGCGTTGCACAG GGAGGTGATTGAGAAGAAGCCGGAGAAGTTTAAGATTGCGTGTCTCACAGATATAAAGCATCTTTTCTACCCGAACACTGAACCTTTCTATGCAGCCTTTGGCAACAGAGTGACA GATGTATATTCCTATAAGGAGGTGGGCGTTCCTCTGAACAGGATTTTCACTGTCAATCCTAAGGGGGAGCTGACACAGGAGCACTCCAAAACCAATATATCCTC CTTCGGGCGCCTGTGTGAAGTGGTTGACCACGTCTTCCCAGTCCTAGTCCGGGATGAGGGAGCAGACTTCCCCAGCTCCGATCCCTTTGACCAGTGCAGCTACTGGGATGAACATCCTGATGATGACACCAACCAGAAAGAAGATGCCCCACAGTCACTTGGGACAAGCTGA